A genome region from Bacteroidales bacterium includes the following:
- a CDS encoding LptF/LptG family permease → MKRIHALIIKSFIGPFVATFFISIFLLLMQFLWKYIDDMVGKGLEISIIAELLLYASAGLVPMALPLSVLLSSLMTFGNLGENYELIALKSAGISLQRIMFPLIIIVIIISIGAFYFSNNIMPYTNLKFGSLLYDVRHQKPEIDIKEGVFYNGIDGYSIKIAKKNKKNNLLYNLMIYDHSKRNGNLTVTIADSGTMKISNDKKYLILTLFKGHTYSEIKEEKKKRRHNTFPHRRDNFDEQKIVFELIGYGMERTDENLFKNNYQMLNVKQLEFTEDSLSGTLDKSKREFSNNLLRINYFKKENKKKYTKPDTILQLENEIKNTIILNIDSVFEIFSYRNKEKSIEMALNYARSSKSYISSTKSLLEGKNRWINKHKIEWHRKFTLSFACFILFFIGAPLGAIIRKGGLGMPVVISVLFFILYYVISITGEKNVKADVIPAFYGMWLSAFIVFPLGIFLTYKATTDSVILNIDTYFEFFKKLLHLNNKSDVTT, encoded by the coding sequence GTGAAACGCATTCATGCATTAATTATAAAATCTTTTATCGGTCCTTTTGTTGCCACTTTTTTTATTTCCATTTTCCTTTTGTTAATGCAATTTTTATGGAAATATATTGATGATATGGTAGGAAAAGGTCTTGAAATTTCTATTATAGCCGAATTACTATTGTATGCATCCGCCGGATTAGTACCAATGGCACTTCCTTTATCAGTCTTACTTTCATCGCTCATGACTTTTGGTAATCTGGGGGAAAATTATGAACTGATTGCTCTAAAATCTGCCGGCATTTCGCTTCAAAGAATTATGTTTCCATTAATTATTATTGTAATTATAATAAGTATTGGTGCTTTTTATTTTTCAAATAACATTATGCCATATACAAACCTGAAATTTGGTTCACTTTTATATGATGTACGGCATCAAAAACCTGAAATTGACATAAAAGAAGGTGTTTTTTATAATGGTATTGACGGATATAGTATTAAAATTGCCAAAAAAAATAAAAAAAATAATCTTTTATATAATTTAATGATATACGACCATTCAAAAAGAAATGGAAATTTAACAGTTACCATTGCAGATTCAGGTACAATGAAAATATCAAATGATAAAAAATATTTAATTCTAACACTTTTTAAAGGTCATACTTATTCTGAAATAAAAGAAGAAAAAAAGAAAAGAAGGCATAATACATTTCCACACCGGAGAGATAATTTTGATGAACAAAAAATTGTTTTTGAATTAATTGGATATGGCATGGAGAGAACCGATGAAAATCTGTTTAAAAACAATTACCAGATGTTAAATGTTAAACAATTAGAATTTACCGAAGATTCCCTCTCAGGCACTTTAGATAAAAGCAAAAGAGAATTTTCTAATAACCTATTAAGAATTAATTATTTTAAAAAAGAAAATAAAAAAAAATATACAAAACCAGACACAATCCTTCAACTTGAAAATGAAATAAAAAATACTATTATATTAAACATTGATAGTGTTTTTGAAATATTTTCATATAGAAATAAAGAAAAATCTATTGAAATGGCATTAAATTATGCACGTTCATCAAAGTCATATATTTCATCAACAAAATCATTATTAGAAGGTAAAAACAGATGGATAAATAAACATAAAATTGAGTGGCACCGCAAATTTACATTATCTTTTGCTTGTTTTATCTTGTTTTTTATAGGTGCACCATTAGGTGCAATTATTAGAAAAGGCGGATTAGGTATGCCCGTTGTTATTTCTGTTTTATTTTTTATACTGTATTATGTAATTTCAATTACCGGAGAAAAAAATGTAAAAGCTGATGTTATACCTGCATTTTATGGTATGTGGCTTTCTGCTTTTATAGTATTTCCTCTCGGTATTTTTTTAACATATAAAGCTACTACCGATTCTGTAATTCTGAATATTGATACATATTTTGAATTCTTTAAAAAATTATTACATCTAAATAATAAATCTGATGTAACTACTTAG
- a CDS encoding site-specific DNA-methyltransferase, giving the protein MSKLEFNKIYNENCIDTMATMPTESIDMVLTSPPYDDLRNYNGYDLQLERIIKELYRILKKGGVVIWVVGDKTEKGSETGTSFKQALCFKENGFSIHDTMIYYKNNPMPTTGNRYHQHFEYMFAFSKDAPKTFNPITEPTIYNGLANMKNRGKEGTLNYKKVERTKEKKVGNVFFYSIGGGISTKDKIAYKHPAIFPEKLAYDQIKTWSNEGDLIYDPFMGSGTTAKVAHLLNRKWIGSEISLEYTEIANERLKEYIKKNLFTK; this is encoded by the coding sequence ATGAGTAAATTAGAGTTTAATAAAATATATAATGAAAATTGCATCGACACAATGGCTACTATGCCAACAGAAAGTATTGATATGGTTTTAACATCCCCTCCTTACGATGATTTACGTAATTATAATGGCTATGATTTGCAACTAGAAAGGATTATAAAAGAGTTGTACAGAATTCTTAAAAAAGGTGGTGTTGTAATATGGGTTGTTGGAGATAAAACAGAAAAAGGAAGTGAGACAGGAACTTCATTTAAACAAGCTCTTTGTTTTAAAGAAAACGGATTTAGTATTCACGACACAATGATTTACTATAAAAACAACCCAATGCCAACAACTGGAAATAGATACCATCAACACTTTGAATATATGTTTGCATTTTCAAAAGATGCGCCAAAAACATTTAACCCTATTACAGAACCAACAATATATAATGGTTTAGCAAATATGAAAAACAGAGGAAAAGAAGGAACTTTAAATTATAAAAAAGTAGAAAGAACCAAAGAAAAAAAAGTAGGCAATGTGTTTTTTTATTCAATTGGTGGAGGAATTTCAACAAAGGACAAAATAGCATATAAACATCCTGCCATATTTCCTGAAAAATTAGCCTACGACCAAATTAAAACATGGTCAAATGAAGGGGATTTAATTTACGACCCATTTATGGGAAGTGGAACAACTGCAAAAGTTGCTCATCTATTAAATAGAAAATGGATAGGTTCAGAAATATCATTAGAATATACAGAAATTGCTAATGAAAGATTAAAAGAATACATCAAGAAAAACTTATTTACAAAATAA